In Tepidamorphus gemmatus, the following are encoded in one genomic region:
- a CDS encoding ABC transporter ATP-binding protein, with product MTTPATGIPVRPGRDRDAAAVAVSVKDVSMVFSGTIAVENASFDLAKGSFLTILGPSGSGKTTLLRMIAGFLSPTSGEIFIGGTPVSAMPPHRRAIGMVFQRLALFPHMTAAENVAFPLKMRRFDARTIPERVERYLELVRLGGLGRRRVHELSGGQQQRVAIARALVFEPDLLLLDEPLAALDRKLREEMQLEFRRIQRELGVTTINVTHDQREALVMSDEIIVMDKGRIQQKAQPAATYRQPANPFVAGFIGVTNFLPGTFVGYGSGRATIALGDVELPGRPAGDVVPAAGGPAQAALRAEQVRMAARADDLANLDTVLPGVVEDVIFEGERVVYEVRLAKPDDLLLRAFDHDPAEHAQHDAGSAIFVGWNARDLLVFPG from the coding sequence ATGACGACGCCAGCGACAGGCATCCCGGTCCGTCCCGGCCGAGACCGCGACGCTGCGGCCGTCGCCGTTTCGGTGAAGGACGTCAGCATGGTGTTCTCCGGCACGATTGCCGTGGAGAACGCGTCGTTCGACCTCGCGAAGGGCTCCTTCCTCACGATCCTCGGGCCGTCGGGATCGGGAAAGACCACGCTGCTGCGGATGATTGCCGGCTTCCTCAGCCCCACCAGCGGCGAGATCTTCATTGGCGGCACGCCGGTCTCGGCAATGCCGCCGCACCGGCGCGCGATCGGCATGGTCTTTCAGCGGCTGGCGCTGTTCCCGCACATGACGGCGGCGGAGAACGTCGCCTTTCCGCTCAAGATGCGCCGCTTCGATGCGCGCACGATTCCCGAGAGAGTCGAGCGATATCTGGAGCTCGTGCGGCTCGGCGGACTCGGCAGGCGGCGCGTGCACGAACTCTCCGGCGGCCAGCAGCAGCGCGTGGCGATCGCCCGCGCGCTGGTCTTCGAGCCCGATTTGCTGCTGCTCGACGAGCCGCTCGCCGCGCTCGACCGCAAGCTGCGCGAGGAGATGCAGCTGGAGTTCCGCCGCATCCAGCGCGAACTCGGCGTCACCACGATCAACGTCACCCACGATCAGCGCGAGGCGCTGGTAATGTCCGACGAGATCATCGTGATGGACAAGGGCCGCATTCAGCAGAAGGCGCAGCCCGCCGCGACCTATCGGCAGCCCGCCAATCCCTTCGTCGCCGGCTTCATCGGGGTGACCAACTTCCTGCCCGGAACCTTCGTTGGCTACGGATCTGGTCGCGCGACGATCGCGCTCGGCGACGTCGAGCTTCCGGGCCGTCCGGCCGGCGACGTTGTCCCCGCCGCGGGTGGGCCGGCCCAGGCGGCGCTGCGCGCCGAGCAGGTGCGCATGGCCGCGCGTGCCGACGATCTGGCGAACCTCGACACGGTGCTGCCGGGCGTGGTCGAGGATGTCATCTTCGAGGGCGAGCGCGTTGTCTACGAGGTGCGGCTCGCTAAGCCCGACGATCTGCTGCTGCGCGCCTTCGACCACGATCCTGCCGAGCACGCGCAGCATGATGCCGGGTCGGCGATCTTCGTTGGCTGGAATGCCCGCGATCTGCTCGTCTTCCCCGGATAG